A region from the Bacillus sp. Marseille-P3661 genome encodes:
- the accA gene encoding acetyl-CoA carboxylase carboxyl transferase subunit alpha, which yields MAGEMEFERPVSELRKKIAELKKFTEEKDIDLTDEIKKLETRLENLENEVYGNLKPWDRVQIARHTNRPTSLDYIGKLFTDFIELHGDRFYGDDEAIVGGIAKFHGIPVTVIGHQRGKDTKENIRRNFGMPHPEGYRKALRLMKQAEKFNRPIITFIDTKGAYPGKAAEERGQSEAIAKNLFEMAGLTVPIVCIVIGEGGSGGALGIGVGNHIHMLENSTYSVISPEGAAALLWKDAGLAQRAAETMKITAPDLKELQVIDEIIPEVKGGAHRDIVKQAESIDKVLKNSIDELMKLDANTLVEHRYEKYKNIGKISFIDEYIGTK from the coding sequence GTGGCTGGAGAAATGGAATTTGAACGTCCTGTTAGTGAACTTCGAAAAAAAATAGCAGAATTAAAGAAATTTACTGAAGAAAAAGATATTGATTTAACCGATGAAATCAAAAAGCTTGAAACTAGACTAGAGAATTTAGAGAATGAAGTATATGGTAATTTAAAACCATGGGATCGAGTGCAGATTGCTAGACATACAAATAGACCAACTTCACTTGATTACATTGGAAAATTATTTACTGATTTCATTGAATTACATGGCGATCGTTTTTACGGTGATGACGAAGCAATTGTAGGAGGTATTGCGAAATTTCATGGCATACCTGTTACAGTTATTGGTCATCAACGTGGAAAGGATACCAAAGAAAACATTCGCCGAAACTTCGGTATGCCACATCCAGAAGGATACAGAAAAGCACTACGTTTAATGAAACAAGCGGAGAAATTTAATCGTCCTATTATAACTTTTATTGATACAAAAGGTGCTTATCCAGGTAAAGCGGCTGAAGAAAGAGGACAGAGTGAGGCGATTGCCAAAAATTTATTTGAAATGGCTGGATTAACTGTTCCAATCGTATGTATTGTAATAGGTGAAGGCGGGAGTGGTGGTGCTCTTGGTATCGGTGTGGGTAATCATATTCATATGCTCGAAAACTCAACCTATTCCGTGATCTCACCTGAAGGTGCCGCTGCATTACTTTGGAAAGATGCAGGCCTTGCACAACGGGCTGCAGAAACGATGAAAATAACTGCACCTGACCTTAAGGAATTACAGGTTATCGATGAGATTATCCCGGAAGTAAAAGGTGGGGCACATCGTGATATAGTTAAACAAGCTGAATCTATTGATAAGGTACTTAAAAATTCGATTGACGAGTTAATGAAACTTGATGCAAACACCTTGGTAGAACACCGTTATGAAAAATACAAGAATATTGGTAAAATCTCGTTTATTGATGAATATATAGGGACAAAATAA
- the pfkA gene encoding 6-phosphofructokinase → MKRIGVLTSGGDSPGMNAAIRAVVRKAIYHDIEVFGVYNGYSGLLAGNIKKLEIGSVGDIIHRGGTMLYTARCKEFTTDEGQTKGIEQMKKLGIEGLVVIGGDGSFRGAKKLTEKGYPCIGVPGTIDNDIPGTDFTIGFHTAINTVLDAIDKIRDTATSHERTYVIETMGRNAGDIALWTGLAGGAESIIIPEVGHQMDDIIKRINRGHERGKKHSIIVVAEGVGSGVDFAQKIQEATNLETRVTVLGYIQRGGSPTAYDRVLASRLGAKAVELLLDGKAGRMVGIQNNQIVDHDILETLAKEHTIDEEMYKLSQELSI, encoded by the coding sequence ATGAAACGTATAGGTGTTTTAACTAGTGGTGGAGATTCTCCAGGGATGAATGCAGCTATTCGTGCCGTAGTTCGAAAAGCAATTTATCATGACATAGAGGTATTTGGGGTTTATAATGGTTATTCAGGTTTACTTGCAGGAAATATCAAAAAGCTTGAGATCGGCTCCGTGGGTGATATAATTCATCGTGGAGGAACAATGCTTTATACTGCTAGATGTAAAGAGTTTACAACGGACGAAGGGCAAACCAAAGGCATTGAACAAATGAAAAAACTAGGGATAGAAGGCCTTGTGGTGATTGGTGGGGATGGCTCTTTTCGTGGCGCAAAAAAATTAACGGAAAAAGGATATCCTTGTATAGGTGTTCCAGGTACTATTGATAACGATATCCCTGGTACTGATTTTACGATTGGATTTCACACAGCTATAAATACTGTACTGGACGCAATTGATAAAATAAGGGATACAGCTACATCACATGAACGTACATATGTAATCGAAACGATGGGTAGAAACGCTGGCGATATAGCCTTGTGGACGGGATTAGCAGGTGGAGCTGAATCTATTATCATTCCAGAAGTAGGACATCAGATGGATGATATAATCAAACGGATTAATCGTGGTCACGAGCGTGGTAAGAAACATAGTATTATAGTCGTTGCTGAGGGCGTAGGCAGTGGGGTGGATTTTGCACAAAAAATCCAAGAAGCAACGAATTTAGAAACGAGAGTCACTGTACTTGGTTATATTCAAAGGGGTGGATCTCCAACTGCATATGATCGAGTACTGGCTAGCCGATTAGGCGCGAAAGCTGTTGAGCTTTTACTTGATGGAAAAGCTGGACGAATGGTTGGAATTCAAAACAACCAAATTGTAGATCATGATATACTTGAGACCTTGGCAAAAGAACATACTATCGATGAAGAAATGTACAAGTTATCACAAGAATTATCAATATAA
- the pyk gene encoding pyruvate kinase — MRKTKIVCTIGPASESTDTLIELINSGMNVARLNFSHGDFEEHGARIRNIREAATQTGNTVAILLDTKGPEIRTNNVENGEIHLQAGNEIIISMTEVLGNEQKISITYPGLINDVEEGSRILLDDGLIELEVLSKGNGEIRTKILNSGVLKNKKGVNVPNVQVNLPAMTDKDRQDILFGVEQGVDFIAASFVRKAQDVLEIRELLEAHNANDIRIIPKIENQEGVDNIDEILEVSDGLMVARGDLGVEIPAEDVPLVQKMLIEKCNLMGKPVITATQMLDSMQRNPRPTRAEASDVANAIFDGTDAIMLSGETAAGQYPIEAVKTMHRIASKTETALTYPELLANRRKQSDITITDGISQSVAHTALNLNANAIIAPTESGSTAQSISKYRPKAPIIAVTSSDAVSRKLALVWGVFTKVGKHATSTDEMLDNAVQEAIETNIVSHGDLVIITAGVPVGTPGTTNLMKVHIIGDIVAHGQGIGRKSATGQVVIATSAEEARNKMKDGAIVVTNATDRDMMDSLERAAAIITEEGGLTSHAAVIGLSLGIPVIVGVKDATTLFTDGQAITVDAVRGDVYNGLASVI, encoded by the coding sequence ATGCGAAAGACTAAAATTGTTTGTACCATTGGACCAGCTAGTGAATCAACCGATACTTTAATTGAACTTATAAATTCGGGAATGAATGTTGCTCGCTTAAATTTCTCGCATGGTGATTTTGAGGAACATGGTGCTAGAATTAGGAATATCCGTGAAGCTGCAACCCAAACAGGTAATACGGTTGCGATTTTATTAGATACTAAAGGTCCTGAAATTCGTACTAATAATGTTGAAAACGGTGAGATTCATCTACAGGCTGGAAATGAGATCATCATATCTATGACTGAGGTTCTAGGTAACGAACAAAAAATTTCAATTACATATCCAGGCTTAATCAACGATGTCGAAGAAGGGTCAAGAATTCTTCTTGATGATGGTCTTATTGAATTAGAGGTGCTCTCTAAGGGAAATGGGGAAATTCGTACAAAGATACTTAATAGCGGTGTATTAAAAAATAAAAAAGGTGTTAATGTCCCTAATGTCCAGGTGAATTTACCAGCAATGACTGATAAAGACCGTCAAGATATATTATTCGGTGTAGAGCAGGGTGTTGATTTTATTGCTGCATCATTTGTAAGAAAAGCTCAGGACGTTCTAGAGATTAGAGAATTGCTCGAGGCACATAATGCAAATGATATAAGAATAATCCCTAAGATTGAAAATCAAGAGGGTGTTGATAATATTGATGAAATTTTAGAGGTATCAGATGGTCTAATGGTAGCTCGTGGTGATTTAGGTGTTGAAATACCTGCAGAAGATGTCCCGCTTGTTCAGAAAATGCTTATTGAAAAATGCAATCTAATGGGTAAACCGGTGATTACAGCAACACAAATGTTAGATTCGATGCAAAGAAACCCACGACCAACAAGAGCGGAAGCAAGTGATGTAGCGAATGCAATATTTGATGGTACAGATGCAATCATGCTTTCTGGTGAAACAGCAGCCGGCCAATATCCTATCGAAGCTGTAAAGACAATGCATCGAATAGCCTCAAAAACGGAAACCGCACTTACATATCCTGAATTATTAGCCAATCGTAGAAAACAAAGTGACATAACAATTACAGACGGAATTAGTCAATCTGTGGCACATACTGCACTTAATTTAAATGCTAATGCTATAATTGCACCTACAGAAAGTGGATCAACAGCTCAAAGTATTTCAAAGTATCGTCCTAAAGCACCAATTATTGCAGTCACTTCATCTGATGCTGTATCACGAAAATTAGCACTAGTTTGGGGCGTTTTTACTAAAGTAGGTAAGCATGCTACTTCGACAGATGAAATGCTTGATAATGCTGTTCAAGAGGCGATAGAAACAAATATAGTTTCCCATGGTGATTTAGTTATTATAACCGCAGGAGTACCAGTAGGAACACCTGGAACAACCAACTTAATGAAAGTACATATTATAGGCGATATTGTTGCACATGGACAGGGAATAGGTCGTAAATCGGCTACAGGTCAGGTAGTGATTGCGACAAGTGCGGAAGAAGCTAGAAACAAGATGAAGGATGGAGCAATTGTAGTTACCAATGCAACCGACAGGGATATGATGGATAGTTTGGAGCGAGCTGCAGCTATCATAACAGAAGAGGGTGGATTAACTAGTCACGCAGCTGTTATTGGCTTAAGTCTTGGAATTCCTGTCATTGTCGGTGTAAAGGATGCGACAACACTATTTACAGACGGACAAGCAATAACAGTTGATGCCGTACGTGGTGATGTTTATAATGGTCTTGCAAGTGTAATTTAA
- a CDS encoding FxsA family protein: MRIIVLLLIIIPAAEIGLLLLSGNTFGVWPTITIIILTGLIGGYLAKSQGIKAINAAQYQMSTGQIPGDAILDGLCILVGGLLLLTPGFITDATGFLLLSNRFRYYIRGWLKRWLEHKIRNGQFHIIRR, encoded by the coding sequence TTGCGAATTATAGTTCTTCTATTAATAATAATACCAGCAGCTGAGATAGGATTATTGCTATTATCCGGGAATACATTTGGGGTTTGGCCGACGATAACAATAATAATCCTAACAGGATTAATTGGCGGTTATTTGGCGAAAAGTCAGGGTATAAAAGCGATTAACGCAGCACAGTATCAAATGTCGACGGGGCAAATACCAGGAGATGCTATTTTAGATGGATTATGTATTCTAGTAGGCGGCCTACTCCTGTTAACCCCAGGATTTATTACGGATGCAACAGGCTTTCTCTTATTATCGAATAGATTTCGTTATTATATAAGAGGTTGGCTAAAGAGATGGTTAGAGCATAAAATTAGAAATGGTCAATTTCATATAATTAGGCGATAA
- the ytvI gene encoding sporulation integral membrane protein YtvI, translated as MNSYYINATLRFLFVLLILIILPLSIYFVSSVTYPFIIAFFIALLINPLVNYFEDRVRMPRSLAVIIVLVLIIAIVAGLLTLLIAEIISGSNYLARVVPAQFQNLIVYIEEFVTAQIIPFYNQILTLFNDLQSGQQETIINNIQTVGSTIGTKISLLIESFLRSIPDILGVLPNIATVLIFSLLATFFISKDWYRLKDYLKKLLPNKVQTSTKTIFIDLKKALFGFIKAQVTLISITAVIVLVGLLIFRVDYAVTIALIIGLVDIMPYLGTGAVFVPWIVYTIFSNNIGFAIQLSILYVVVLIVRQVMEPRVLSSSIGLDPLATLIALFVGFKLFGFFGLIIGPVSIVIFNTLLHANVFADIWNFIKGTKTD; from the coding sequence GTGAATTCATACTATATAAATGCAACTTTACGTTTTTTATTTGTATTGTTAATTCTAATTATATTACCTCTTTCTATTTACTTTGTGTCTTCTGTTACATATCCATTCATCATTGCATTTTTTATTGCATTATTAATTAATCCGCTCGTTAATTATTTTGAAGACCGAGTCAGAATGCCAAGAAGTTTAGCTGTTATCATTGTTTTAGTATTAATAATTGCAATTGTTGCTGGATTATTAACTTTATTAATTGCTGAAATCATCTCCGGTTCTAATTATTTAGCGAGAGTTGTGCCAGCACAATTCCAAAATTTAATTGTCTATATTGAAGAATTTGTGACTGCGCAAATTATTCCATTCTACAACCAAATATTGACACTATTTAATGACTTGCAATCTGGTCAACAAGAAACAATTATAAATAATATTCAAACGGTCGGCTCAACCATCGGTACTAAGATTAGCTTATTGATTGAAAGTTTCTTAAGATCCATTCCTGATATCCTTGGCGTATTACCAAATATTGCTACAGTATTAATATTCTCACTTTTAGCCACATTTTTCATAAGCAAAGATTGGTATCGATTAAAAGATTATTTAAAAAAATTACTACCAAACAAAGTGCAAACAAGTACGAAAACTATTTTTATTGACTTAAAAAAAGCATTATTTGGCTTTATTAAGGCACAAGTTACACTTATTTCGATAACAGCTGTCATCGTATTAGTAGGATTGTTAATTTTTCGAGTTGATTATGCAGTAACTATTGCTTTAATTATTGGTTTAGTTGACATAATGCCATATCTTGGAACAGGGGCAGTATTTGTTCCATGGATCGTGTATACAATCTTCTCAAATAATATAGGATTTGCTATTCAACTTAGCATTCTATATGTGGTTGTATTAATTGTTAGGCAAGTAATGGAACCTCGAGTTCTATCGTCAAGTATTGGTCTTGATCCACTTGCTACGTTAATTGCACTATTTGTTGGTTTTAAACTATTTGGATTTTTTGGTTTGATTATAGGCCCAGTATCAATTGTAATTTTTAATACATTGCTCCACGCAAACGTTTTTGCAGATATTTGGAACTTTATTAAAGGAACTAAAACGGATTGA
- a CDS encoding DUF441 domain-containing protein: MISHPSLFLMLLLFIGVVAKNQSLIIAIAVLLVLKVTGIDEKIFPYLHTKGINLGVIIITIAVLIPIATGEIGFKQLIDALKTPYAWIALGSGLFVAIIAKYGINLLSNDPHITSVLVVGTILGVVLFKGIAVGPLIGAGIAYIVMRLFTLVT, from the coding sequence ATGATATCACATCCATCTTTATTTTTAATGTTATTGCTATTCATAGGTGTGGTAGCAAAAAATCAATCGTTAATTATAGCAATTGCAGTACTTTTAGTATTGAAAGTGACCGGTATTGACGAAAAGATATTTCCCTACTTACATACAAAGGGAATTAATCTCGGTGTGATAATTATTACAATTGCAGTGTTAATTCCAATTGCAACAGGTGAAATAGGATTTAAACAGCTGATAGATGCCTTAAAGACACCTTATGCCTGGATTGCGCTTGGGTCAGGATTATTTGTAGCCATCATTGCAAAATACGGAATTAATTTACTAAGTAATGATCCACATATTACTTCTGTTCTAGTTGTTGGCACAATATTAGGGGTTGTTCTTTTTAAAGGAATTGCTGTTGGACCATTAATAGGAGCAGGTATAGCCTATATTGTAATGAGGTTGTTTACGTTAGTTACATAA
- the citZ gene encoding citrate synthase: MTVTRGLEGIVATQSKVSSIIDDQLTYVGYNIDDLAENASFEEVIYLLWQGKLPNQAELAELKQQLIENASIPQQIIDHIKSYPNDKVHPMTALRTAISMLGLFDEEADVMEKEANYRKAIRLQAKIPTVVAAFSRIRKGQDPIAPRQDLNFAANFLYMLSGKEPEAIAVEAIDKALVLHADHELNASTFTARVCVATLSDVYSGITAAIGALKGPLHGGANEAVMKMLTEIGSVEKVDEYVENALANKQKIMGFGHRVYRQGDPRAKHLKKMSKQLTTITGESMWYEMSEKIEALVTSKKDLPPNVDFYSASVYHSLGIDHDLFTPIFAISRTSGWLAHILEQYENNRLIRPRAEYNGPSLQEWVPLERR, translated from the coding sequence ATGACAGTAACTAGAGGTCTTGAAGGGATTGTAGCAACCCAATCTAAAGTTAGTTCTATAATTGATGATCAGCTAACATATGTGGGGTATAACATCGACGATTTAGCTGAGAATGCAAGCTTTGAAGAGGTAATTTATTTATTGTGGCAAGGGAAATTACCAAATCAAGCTGAATTAGCTGAATTAAAACAACAACTTATTGAGAATGCAAGTATTCCTCAACAAATAATTGATCATATTAAATCATATCCAAATGATAAGGTTCATCCAATGACGGCATTACGAACAGCTATTTCGATGTTAGGGCTTTTTGATGAAGAGGCAGATGTTATGGAAAAAGAAGCAAATTATCGTAAAGCTATTCGTCTTCAAGCTAAAATTCCCACAGTAGTAGCAGCATTCTCACGAATTCGTAAGGGGCAAGATCCTATAGCACCACGTCAAGATTTAAACTTTGCAGCTAATTTCTTGTATATGCTTAGTGGCAAAGAGCCAGAAGCAATAGCTGTAGAAGCAATTGATAAGGCATTAGTACTTCACGCTGATCATGAGCTAAATGCATCAACATTTACTGCACGTGTATGTGTAGCGACTTTATCCGATGTATATTCAGGCATCACAGCCGCAATTGGTGCTTTAAAAGGTCCTTTACATGGTGGCGCTAATGAAGCGGTTATGAAGATGTTAACTGAAATTGGTTCTGTCGAAAAAGTAGACGAGTATGTAGAGAATGCATTAGCAAACAAGCAAAAGATAATGGGCTTTGGACATCGTGTATATCGTCAAGGAGATCCGCGTGCAAAGCATTTGAAAAAAATGTCTAAACAATTGACTACAATCACTGGTGAGTCAATGTGGTATGAAATGTCTGAAAAAATAGAAGCTCTTGTAACTTCTAAAAAGGACCTTCCGCCAAATGTTGACTTCTATTCAGCATCTGTATACCATAGTTTAGGGATCGACCATGATTTATTTACACCTATTTTTGCTATAAGCCGTACGTCTGGTTGGTTAGCACATATTCTTGAACAATATGAAAATAATCGGTTAATTCGTCCGCGTGCAGAATACAATGGTCCATCTTTACAAGAATGGGTTCCATTAGAACGACGTTAA
- the icd gene encoding NADP-dependent isocitrate dehydrogenase, with protein sequence MTQGQKITVENGVLNVPNDPIIPYIEGDGIGPDIWAAASRVLEAAVEKAYNGEKKIVWKEVLAGEKAFNQTGEWLPSETLDVIREYIIAIKGPLTTPIGGGIRSLNVALRQELDLFTCLRPVRYFNGVPSPVKRPEDTDMVIFRENTEDIYAGIEWAKGSEGVQKVINFLQNEMGVNKIRFPETSGIGIKPVSEEGTKRIVRAAIQYAIDENRKSVTLVHKGNIMKFTEGAFKNWGYEVAEEEFADKVFTWAQYDRIVETEGKDAANKAQSEAEAVGKIIVKDSIADIFLQQILTRPKEFDVVVTMNLNGDYISDALAAQVGGIGIAPGANINYESGHAIFEATHGTAPKYAGLDKVNPSSVILSGVLLLEHLGWNEAAKLVMGSMEKTIASKVVTYDFARLMDGATEVKCSEFGNELIKNM encoded by the coding sequence ATGACACAAGGACAAAAAATTACAGTTGAAAATGGTGTTTTAAACGTACCAAACGATCCAATTATTCCTTACATTGAGGGTGACGGTATTGGTCCTGACATTTGGGCTGCAGCGTCACGAGTATTGGAAGCAGCTGTTGAGAAAGCATATAATGGCGAGAAAAAAATAGTGTGGAAAGAAGTTCTTGCAGGTGAAAAAGCATTCAATCAAACAGGTGAATGGTTACCATCTGAAACTTTAGATGTAATTAGAGAATACATAATTGCTATTAAAGGTCCTCTTACAACTCCAATTGGTGGAGGAATTCGTTCCTTAAACGTGGCACTGCGTCAAGAATTAGACTTATTCACTTGCCTACGTCCAGTACGCTATTTCAATGGTGTACCATCTCCGGTTAAGCGTCCAGAAGATACAGATATGGTAATCTTCCGTGAAAACACTGAAGATATTTATGCTGGTATTGAATGGGCAAAAGGTTCTGAAGGAGTTCAAAAAGTAATTAACTTCCTTCAAAACGAAATGGGTGTTAACAAAATTAGATTCCCAGAAACATCTGGTATCGGTATTAAGCCAGTTTCTGAAGAAGGTACAAAGCGTATTGTTCGTGCAGCAATACAATATGCAATCGATGAAAATCGTAAGAGTGTAACGCTAGTTCATAAAGGTAATATCATGAAGTTTACAGAAGGTGCTTTCAAGAACTGGGGATATGAAGTTGCTGAAGAAGAATTTGCAGATAAAGTATTCACATGGGCTCAATACGATCGCATCGTAGAAACTGAAGGTAAAGATGCAGCTAACAAAGCGCAAAGTGAAGCAGAAGCAGTGGGCAAAATTATTGTTAAAGATTCAATTGCTGATATCTTCTTACAACAAATTTTAACTCGTCCAAAAGAGTTTGATGTGGTTGTAACAATGAACTTAAATGGTGACTATATTTCTGATGCACTAGCTGCACAGGTTGGTGGTATCGGTATTGCGCCTGGAGCTAACATCAACTACGAATCAGGTCATGCAATTTTCGAAGCAACACATGGTACAGCTCCTAAATATGCTGGTTTAGACAAAGTTAACCCTTCATCTGTAATTCTTTCAGGTGTATTATTACTTGAACATTTAGGATGGAATGAAGCTGCTAAATTAGTAATGGGTTCTATGGAAAAAACAATTGCAAGCAAAGTTGTAACATATGACTTCGCTCGTTTAATGGATGGAGCAACTGAAGTTAAATGTTCTGAATTTGGTAATGAATTAATTAAGAATATGTAA
- the mdh gene encoding malate dehydrogenase: protein MKINRRKISVIGAGFTGATTALMAAQKELADVVLVDIPQLENPTKGKALDMLEASPVQMFDANITGTSNYEDTADSDLVIITAGIARKPGMSRDDLVSTNSKIMKSVTKEIVKYSPNCYILVLTNPVDAMTYSVFQESGFPKNRVIGQSGVLDTARFRTFVAQELNLSVKDITGFVLGGHGDDMVPLVRYSYAGGIPLEKLISQERLDAIVERTRKGGGEIVNLLGNGSAYYAPAASLVEMAEAILKDQRRVLPSIAYLEGEYGYEGIYLGVPTILGGNGIEEIIELELTAEEKAALDKSVESVKAVMSVLG, encoded by the coding sequence ATGAAAATTAATCGTAGAAAGATTTCAGTTATCGGCGCAGGTTTTACAGGTGCAACTACAGCACTAATGGCTGCACAAAAAGAATTAGCGGATGTTGTACTTGTTGATATTCCACAATTGGAAAATCCTACAAAGGGTAAAGCTCTTGATATGCTTGAAGCTTCACCAGTCCAAATGTTTGATGCTAATATTACAGGGACTTCAAATTACGAAGATACGGCTGATTCAGATTTAGTTATTATTACAGCAGGTATTGCACGAAAGCCTGGTATGAGTCGCGATGATTTAGTTTCAACTAACTCTAAAATTATGAAATCTGTAACGAAAGAAATCGTAAAATATTCTCCAAATTGTTATATTCTCGTTTTAACAAATCCAGTTGATGCAATGACATACAGTGTTTTCCAAGAATCAGGATTCCCAAAGAACCGTGTAATCGGACAATCAGGAGTTTTAGATACTGCTCGTTTCCGTACATTTGTTGCACAGGAATTAAACCTTTCAGTAAAAGATATTACAGGCTTTGTATTAGGCGGACACGGTGATGACATGGTGCCATTAGTACGGTATTCTTATGCTGGTGGCATACCTTTAGAAAAGTTAATATCCCAAGAACGACTAGATGCGATTGTTGAACGTACTCGAAAGGGCGGCGGAGAAATCGTTAACCTTCTTGGTAACGGCAGCGCATATTATGCACCAGCTGCATCACTTGTTGAGATGGCAGAAGCGATTCTTAAAGACCAACGCCGTGTACTACCTTCAATTGCTTATCTTGAAGGTGAATACGGTTATGAAGGAATTTACTTGGGTGTACCGACAATTCTTGGCGGCAACGGTATTGAAGAAATTATAGAGCTAGAACTAACTGCAGAAGAAAAAGCTGCATTAGACAAGTCAGTCGAATCAGTTAAAGCTGTAATGAGCGTATTAGGTTAA
- a CDS encoding response regulator transcription factor: MGKKILVVEDEHSILTLLQYNLEQAGFEVKTATDGEEGLQAAIADQPDLIVLDLMLPKLDGIEVCKGLRQQKIMIPILMLTAKDEEFDKVLGLELGADDYMTKPFSPREVVARIKAILRRTQVIDDLDENGVSTEKLILGELKIIPQQFEAYYENQLLELTPKEFELLVFLVRNKGRVLTRDQLLSAVWNYDFVGDTRIVDVHISHLREKIEKNTKKPIYIKTIRGIGYKMETPNINE; encoded by the coding sequence ATGGGGAAAAAAATATTAGTAGTTGAGGACGAACACTCTATTCTTACTTTATTACAGTACAACCTTGAGCAAGCCGGGTTCGAGGTCAAAACAGCTACTGATGGAGAGGAAGGTTTACAGGCTGCAATTGCTGACCAACCAGATTTAATCGTATTAGATTTAATGCTACCTAAACTAGACGGCATTGAGGTCTGTAAAGGGTTACGGCAACAAAAAATAATGATTCCTATTCTTATGCTTACAGCTAAAGATGAAGAATTTGATAAAGTTCTTGGCCTTGAATTAGGTGCAGATGATTATATGACAAAACCCTTTAGCCCACGTGAGGTGGTGGCTCGAATAAAAGCTATACTAAGAAGAACTCAGGTTATTGATGATCTAGACGAGAATGGTGTTTCAACCGAAAAACTAATTTTAGGTGAGTTAAAGATTATACCACAACAATTTGAAGCATATTATGAGAATCAATTATTAGAACTGACACCAAAAGAATTTGAACTTTTAGTTTTTCTAGTAAGAAATAAGGGACGCGTACTTACAAGGGACCAGCTTTTAAGTGCTGTTTGGAATTATGATTTTGTTGGTGATACGAGAATAGTTGATGTTCATATCAGCCATTTACGAGAAAAAATAGAAAAAAATACAAAGAAACCAATTTATATTAAGACAATTAGAGGGATTGGCTACAAGATGGAGACTCCGAATATAAATGAGTGA